One window of the Prionailurus bengalensis isolate Pbe53 chromosome E1, Fcat_Pben_1.1_paternal_pri, whole genome shotgun sequence genome contains the following:
- the GJC1 gene encoding gap junction gamma-1 protein has product MSWSFLTRLLEEIHNHSTFVGKIWLTVLIVFRIVLTAVGGESIYYDEQSKFVCNTEQPGCENVCYDAFAPLSHVRFWVFQIILVATPSVMYLGYAIHKIAKMEHGEADKKTARSKPYAMRWKQHRALEETEEDHEEDPMMYPEMELESEKENKEQNQPKPKHDGRRRIREDGLMKIYVLQLLARTVFEVGFLIGQYFLYGFQVHPFYVCSRLPCPHKIDCFISRPTEKTIFLLIMYGVTGLCLLLNIWEMLHLGFGTIRDSLNSKRRELEDPGAYNYPFTWNTPSAPPGYNIAVKPDQIQYTELSNAKIAYKQNKANIAQEQQYGSHEENLPADLETLQREIKMAQERLDLAIQAYSHQNNPHGPREKKAKVGSKAGSNKSSASSKSGDGKTSVWI; this is encoded by the coding sequence ATGAGTTGGAGCTTCCTGACTCGCCTGCTAGAGGAGATCCACAACCATTCCACATTCGTGGGGAAGATCTGGCTCACTGTACTGATTGTCTTCCGGATTGTCCTTACAGCTGTAGGAGGAGAATCCATCTATTATGATGAGCAAAGCAAATTTGTGTGCAACACGGAGCAGCCAGGCTGTGAGAATGTCTGCTATGACGCCTTTGCACCCCTCTCCCATGTGCGCTTCTGGGTATTCCAGATCATTTTGGTGGCAACCCCCTCGGTGATGTACCTGGGCTACGCCATTCATAAGATTGCCAAGATGGAGCATGGCGAAGCAGACAAGAAAACAGCTCGGAGCAAACCCTATGCAATGCGTTGGAAACAGCACCGGGctctggaagaaacagaagaggacCATGAGGAGGATCCCATGATGTATCCGGAAATGGAAttggaaagtgaaaaagaaaataaagagcagaacCAACCTAAACCCAAGCACGATGGCCGCCGGCGGATTCGGGAGGACGGGCTTATGAAAATCTATGTGCTGCAGTTGCTGGCAAGGACCGTGTTTGAGGTGGGTTTTCTGATAGGGCAGTATTTTCTGTATGGCTTCCAAGTCCACCCATTTTATGTGTGCAGCAGACTTCCTTGCCCTCATAAGATAGACTGCTTTATTTCGAGACCCACTGAAAAGACCATCTTCCTTCTGATAATGTATGGTGTTACAGGCCTTTGCCTATTGCTTAACATTTGGGAGATGCTTCATTTAGGGTTTGGGACAATTCGAGACTCGCTAAACAGTAAAAGGAGGGAACTGGAAGATCCGGGTGCTTATAATTATCCCTTCACTTGGAATACACCATCTGCTCCCCCTGGCTATAACATTGCCGTCAAACCAGATCAAATCCAGTACACCGAACTGTCCAACGCTAAGATTGCCTACAAGCAAAACAAGGCCAACATCGCCCAGGAACAACAGTACGGCAGCCATGAGGAGAACCTCCCAGCTGACCTGGAGACTCTGCAGCGGGAGATCAAAATGGCTCAGGAGCGCTTGGATCTAGCAATCCAGGCCTACAGTCACCAAAACAACCCTCATGGTCCCcgggaaaaaaaagccaaagtggGGTCCAAAGCTGGGTCCAACAAGAGCAGTGCTAGTAGCAAATCAGGGGATGGAAAGACCTCCGTCTGGATTTAA